In a single window of the Melioribacteraceae bacterium genome:
- a CDS encoding DinB family protein: MEASPKQDKVLELFQQGPNILENALSDLGDNELDYVPSNGGWTIRQIIHHVVDGDDIWKIGIKMAFGIEENEFNLNWYIALPQIEWAKRWNYEKRSIDKSLTLFRAIRSHIQQLLENGSEGWDNLIKFRNLNGEIEVVSVGFVIQMQVEHVEHHVKRILEIRKEISGA; the protein is encoded by the coding sequence ATGGAAGCTTCCCCAAAACAAGATAAAGTCCTGGAATTATTTCAACAAGGTCCAAATATTCTGGAGAACGCTTTATCAGATTTGGGTGATAATGAGTTAGATTATGTTCCTTCAAATGGAGGTTGGACCATCAGACAGATTATTCATCATGTAGTTGATGGAGATGACATTTGGAAGATTGGTATCAAGATGGCATTCGGAATTGAAGAAAATGAATTTAATCTTAATTGGTATATAGCACTTCCACAGATTGAGTGGGCAAAACGTTGGAATTATGAAAAAAGATCTATCGACAAATCATTAACTTTATTTAGAGCAATTAGAAGTCATATACAACAGCTGTTAGAAAATGGAAGTGAAGGATGGGACAATTTAATCAAATTCAGAAATCTTAATGGAGAAATTGAGGTAGTTTCAGTTGGCTTTGTCATACAAATGCAAGTAGAACATGTTGAACATCATGTTAAACGCATATTGGAAATTCGAAAAGAAATATCCGGCGCTTAA
- a CDS encoding DUF1593 domain-containing protein: MKQTLLLISISLLLVSSSLYSQVNQKHRVIILTDIEADPDDTQSLVRLFLYSNEIDIKGLIATTSCWKRTSIAPESIINLIKAYNEVYPNLIKHAQGFPKPEELLKRVKNGLPKYGMLGVGEGSDSEGSDWIIKILEEKDERPLWISVWGGVNTLAQALFKIKNTKTEKEAGELFAKLRVYAISDQDDSGIWIRNNFPNLFYIVSPGDDYGSATWSAINSYINKIKNDEISNSWLAKNIQQGHGPLGAMYPDVAYGMEGDTPAYLSLIPNGLNQPEHPELGGWGGRYELYKPDFTKLKKGDSGVPIEPETRAIWTNAVDTYSPYIHNDYGRSVKEDTVSFSDNKVTLWRWREDFQNDFAARMDWCTKSYEEANHPPLPALAHQEELTVKSGEGFGLDASGTTDPDGDNLSYLWFNYPEAGSYKKLIKIDSAENARVVWVKAPIVEKKETVHFILKVTDKGQPQLSRYKRVVVNIIPN, encoded by the coding sequence ATGAAACAAACCTTACTTTTAATTAGTATTTCTTTACTGCTTGTTTCATCATCTCTTTATTCTCAAGTAAATCAAAAGCATAGAGTAATTATCTTAACAGATATTGAAGCGGATCCGGATGATACACAGTCTTTGGTTCGACTATTTCTTTACTCGAATGAAATTGATATTAAAGGATTAATTGCCACAACCTCATGCTGGAAAAGAACAAGCATCGCACCGGAATCAATAATAAATTTGATAAAAGCTTATAATGAAGTTTATCCCAATTTGATAAAGCATGCCCAAGGTTTTCCGAAACCGGAGGAACTCTTAAAACGGGTAAAGAATGGTTTGCCGAAATATGGAATGCTGGGGGTCGGCGAAGGAAGTGATTCGGAAGGTTCCGACTGGATTATAAAAATACTTGAAGAAAAAGATGAGCGCCCATTATGGATATCGGTTTGGGGCGGAGTAAATACACTTGCTCAAGCTTTGTTCAAAATAAAAAATACAAAAACAGAAAAAGAAGCTGGTGAATTATTTGCAAAGCTTAGGGTGTATGCTATCTCCGATCAAGATGACAGCGGCATTTGGATAAGAAATAATTTTCCGAACCTGTTTTATATTGTTAGTCCGGGCGATGATTACGGAAGCGCAACATGGAGTGCGATTAATAGTTATATAAATAAAATAAAAAATGATGAGATAAGTAACAGTTGGCTGGCAAAAAATATACAACAGGGGCATGGTCCTCTCGGTGCTATGTATCCCGATGTAGCTTACGGGATGGAAGGGGATACACCGGCATATTTATCATTAATACCTAATGGACTCAATCAACCAGAACATCCAGAATTAGGTGGTTGGGGCGGTCGTTATGAACTTTATAAACCCGATTTTACCAAATTAAAAAAAGGTGATTCGGGCGTTCCAATTGAACCGGAAACCAGAGCAATATGGACAAATGCTGTTGATACTTATTCACCATATATTCATAATGATTATGGACGTAGCGTAAAAGAAGACACTGTTTCATTCTCTGATAATAAAGTTACACTGTGGCGATGGAGAGAAGATTTTCAAAATGATTTTGCAGCACGTATGGATTGGTGCACAAAGTCCTACGAGGAGGCAAATCACCCACCACTTCCTGCATTAGCTCATCAAGAGGAACTAACAGTAAAATCTGGTGAAGGTTTTGGATTAGATGCGAGCGGTACAACTGATCCAGATGGAGATAATCTCAGTTATTTATGGTTCAATTATCCTGAAGCGGGTTCCTATAAGAAGTTGATTAAAATTGATTCCGCCGAAAATGCGCGCGTAGTATGGGTGAAAGCGCCAATAGTTGAAAAAAAAGAGACAGTTCATTTCATATTAAAAGTTACAGATAAGGGACAGCCACAACTATCGAGATATAAGAGAGTGGTTGTGAATATAATTCCAAATTAG
- a CDS encoding T9SS type A sorting domain-containing protein, whose product MYSQPKSNNNVEFNYPSLLRDLSRSAIILIIIFTIFPNFTFAFSNSGVKSTSSRKWVGTWSTAQQLVEPGNNPPSPGLSNNTLRQIVRVSIGGDSLRIRFSNEFSTSPVTLNSVTVALSKGNGVIDPSSERKIYFGGKTDVIMSRNSAVTSDPFQFNLPPRTDIAITIYFGNTSPDVTGHPGSRTTSYILPGNEISKVDFSNAVKTDHWYVINTIDVLASDSAAAVAIIGNSITDGRGSGTNKQNRWPDELARRLHENLATQQVAVLNQGIGGNCVLRNCLGPSAISRLNRDVIKQSGVKWLIIFEGINDIGQAWGAQGAAKVAQDLIAAYSQMIDSARANGIIVYGATLMPFGGSSYDSPDRQNAWRTVNDWIRNSGRFDAVIDLEKTLRDPANPSRMLPIADTGDHLHPNETGHRMIAESVDLALFGDKISDVKNEKSDNVKGNFSLLQNYPNPFNPITKLKFALPQRSMTKLVIYDSLGREMQTMINKELEAGYHEINFNAGSLNSGVYFYRIYSGALTQTKKMILLR is encoded by the coding sequence ATGTACAGTCAGCCCAAATCAAACAATAATGTTGAATTTAATTACCCATCATTGTTAAGAGATTTATCACGTAGCGCGATAATATTAATTATAATATTTACCATCTTTCCTAATTTTACATTTGCGTTCAGTAACTCAGGTGTAAAATCAACTTCCTCGCGCAAATGGGTTGGAACCTGGAGTACAGCTCAGCAACTTGTTGAACCCGGGAATAATCCGCCGAGTCCGGGACTTAGCAATAACACTCTTCGTCAAATTGTTCGTGTGTCTATTGGCGGAGATAGTTTACGCATCCGGTTTTCCAATGAGTTCAGCACAAGTCCTGTAACATTGAATTCGGTTACTGTTGCTCTATCAAAAGGTAATGGAGTAATTGATCCAAGTAGTGAAAGGAAAATATATTTTGGTGGAAAGACGGATGTAATCATGAGTAGAAATTCCGCGGTTACATCCGATCCGTTTCAATTCAATTTACCACCAAGAACTGATATTGCTATCACAATATATTTTGGAAATACATCTCCCGATGTAACCGGTCACCCCGGTTCGAGAACCACTTCGTATATACTCCCTGGAAATGAAATTTCTAAAGTGGATTTTTCAAATGCAGTAAAGACAGATCATTGGTATGTTATAAATACAATTGATGTACTTGCTTCAGATTCTGCTGCAGCTGTTGCAATTATTGGAAATTCAATTACTGATGGACGCGGCTCCGGGACCAATAAACAAAATAGATGGCCGGATGAGCTTGCTCGCCGACTTCATGAAAATTTAGCCACACAACAAGTTGCTGTATTAAACCAGGGTATTGGTGGAAATTGTGTTCTACGAAATTGTTTAGGTCCTTCAGCAATAAGTAGATTAAATCGTGATGTAATTAAACAAAGTGGAGTTAAATGGTTAATTATCTTTGAAGGAATTAATGATATCGGACAAGCTTGGGGGGCTCAGGGTGCGGCTAAAGTAGCTCAAGATTTAATTGCTGCATATTCACAAATGATAGACAGTGCCAGAGCAAATGGAATCATTGTTTATGGCGCAACATTAATGCCTTTTGGTGGATCATCATACGATTCACCGGATCGGCAAAATGCATGGAGAACAGTTAATGATTGGATTAGAAATAGCGGTCGCTTTGATGCGGTAATTGATCTTGAAAAAACTTTACGGGATCCCGCTAATCCATCAAGAATGTTGCCTATTGCTGATACAGGTGATCATCTTCATCCAAATGAAACCGGACACAGAATGATTGCCGAATCTGTTGACCTCGCTTTATTTGGTGACAAAATTAGTGATGTAAAAAATGAAAAATCAGATAATGTAAAAGGCAATTTTTCACTTTTACAGAACTATCCAAATCCATTCAATCCTATTACAAAATTAAAATTTGCTCTTCCTCAAAGATCGATGACCAAATTAGTAATTTACGATTCACTTGGGAGAGAAATGCAGACAATGATAAATAAAGAATTAGAAGCTGGATATCACGAAATTAATTTTAATGCAGGCAGTTTAAATAGTGGAGTGTATTTTTATAGAATTTACTCTGGTGCGCTGACTCAAACAAAGAAAATGATTCTACTAAGATGA
- a CDS encoding alpha/beta hydrolase, with the protein MYEIVIIVLFILLIIILLPGYTPSIKNSAGKLMPNSIAELKKIRIGNSLQWILIRSENINNPIILFVHGGPGTSQLTLMRRNTQPLEKHFIIVNWDQRGAAKSFKAIKDKERMNIEQFVSDINELAEYLIKRFNKTKIILVGHSWGSVIGTLAVHNHPELYSAYIGIGQMSNVEESEKISYEWTLQQAGINHDIKAVKKLTNIGLPPYTGNWKQKFLIQRKILSKYGGEFYRSKAGAIGVVLKNLVFSTEYTIVDRINFFRGIFKSLDLLFPELLKIDLFKLVPELKVPVWFILGRHDYEVPSILSAKYFEYLKAPSKALCWFENSAHLPNTEEQEIFNQILIEKVLPMIISAEN; encoded by the coding sequence ATGTATGAAATTGTAATAATCGTTTTGTTTATTTTACTAATTATCATATTACTCCCCGGCTATACTCCATCTATTAAAAACTCCGCCGGCAAACTGATGCCAAATAGTATTGCTGAGTTAAAAAAAATTAGAATTGGAAATTCCTTGCAATGGATATTAATACGTTCTGAAAATATTAATAATCCAATAATACTATTTGTACATGGCGGACCGGGAACTTCGCAATTAACGCTCATGAGAAGAAATACTCAACCGCTCGAAAAACACTTTATAATTGTAAATTGGGATCAGAGAGGAGCCGCAAAATCATTTAAAGCAATTAAAGATAAAGAGAGGATGAACATTGAGCAGTTTGTTTCTGATATAAATGAACTTGCTGAATATTTAATCAAACGATTTAATAAAACAAAAATTATCTTGGTTGGACATTCATGGGGAAGTGTTATTGGAACTCTTGCTGTTCATAACCACCCCGAATTGTATTCGGCTTATATCGGAATTGGACAAATGTCCAATGTTGAAGAGAGCGAAAAAATTTCCTACGAGTGGACGCTTCAGCAGGCGGGTATAAATCATGATATAAAAGCTGTTAAAAAATTAACAAATATTGGACTACCGCCTTATACTGGAAATTGGAAACAAAAATTTCTTATCCAAAGAAAAATTCTCAGTAAATATGGTGGTGAATTTTATAGAAGCAAAGCGGGGGCTATCGGTGTTGTTCTAAAAAATCTTGTCTTTTCAACTGAATATACAATCGTGGATCGAATTAATTTTTTCCGGGGAATATTTAAGTCACTGGATTTGTTATTTCCCGAGTTGTTAAAAATAGATTTGTTTAAGCTTGTCCCGGAGTTGAAAGTGCCGGTATGGTTTATCCTGGGAAGGCACGATTATGAAGTTCCATCCATTTTATCTGCAAAGTATTTCGAATATTTAAAGGCACCAAGCAAGGCACTTTGTTGGTTTGAAAATTCAGCGCATTTACCTAATACCGAAGAACAAGAAATTTTCAATCAAATATTAATTGAAAAAGTATTGCCCATGATAATTTCTGCAGAAAATTAA
- a CDS encoding T9SS type A sorting domain-containing protein, which produces MAMVAPRALFVTGNPGWVWMADESGHVGSNAAKEVWKALGVPDRFGYSLVGGHGHCSVPESQIPELEAFIEKFLLGNNNVNTNVATTPYTTDLSPWIKWTTPELSNDTTYFTTLVNPSDSQTGLQTNITFKWNKIIQAEKYYIQLSTDPRFNTIIKSDSTTADTLITFDNLLERTKYFWRIRIKSKGGLGPWSSIGNFVTTLSIPTALPKLASPSPLPSRTGYVTFSWNKVEEATEYTVQVSRAQNFATIFKSTLVTDTLSTVSFFSEGIKYFWRVQAQNFAGSGPWSNVGEFTLIYIPTNLVAQTNASNEIVLSWKDNSAIEDGYIIERKQISETSFLIIDKLTGSLSTYTDKNADHTKSYVYRVKAYKGELESEYSNEVSFVSVSVDEEEVIPLEHSISQNYPNPFNPITKLKFALPQRTHTKLGIYDVLGSEIKTLVNIELEAGHHEINFDASNFPSGVYFYRIQTNNFVQTKKMILLR; this is translated from the coding sequence ATGGCAATGGTAGCTCCACGAGCCCTCTTTGTGACCGGAAATCCGGGTTGGGTTTGGATGGCAGATGAATCGGGACATGTGGGGAGCAATGCAGCAAAAGAGGTTTGGAAAGCTCTCGGTGTTCCCGATAGATTCGGATATAGTCTTGTTGGTGGTCATGGACATTGCTCTGTCCCGGAAAGTCAAATACCAGAACTTGAAGCTTTTATCGAAAAATTCCTTCTTGGCAATAATAATGTGAATACAAATGTTGCTACAACTCCATACACTACAGATCTATCTCCATGGATTAAATGGACAACACCCGAACTCTCTAACGATACAACATATTTTACCACTTTAGTGAATCCTTCAGATAGCCAAACAGGTTTGCAAACAAATATTACTTTTAAATGGAATAAAATAATTCAAGCTGAAAAATATTATATCCAACTATCAACAGATCCGAGATTTAATACAATAATTAAAAGCGATTCAACAACTGCAGATACATTGATAACATTTGATAATTTATTGGAGAGAACTAAATACTTTTGGCGGATTCGAATAAAAAGTAAGGGAGGATTGGGTCCCTGGAGCAGTATAGGAAATTTTGTTACAACATTATCAATTCCAACAGCTCTACCCAAATTAGCGTCTCCCTCACCGCTTCCAAGCCGTACCGGTTATGTTACTTTTAGCTGGAATAAAGTTGAAGAAGCAACCGAATACACTGTACAGGTATCAAGAGCGCAGAACTTTGCAACTATTTTCAAATCCACCTTAGTAACTGATACATTATCAACAGTTTCATTTTTTTCTGAAGGGATAAAATATTTCTGGAGAGTTCAAGCTCAAAATTTTGCCGGTTCAGGGCCATGGAGCAATGTTGGCGAATTTACATTAATTTATATTCCAACTAATCTTGTAGCGCAAACTAATGCTTCAAATGAGATCGTACTTTCTTGGAAGGATAATTCGGCAATTGAAGATGGATACATTATTGAACGCAAACAAATTTCGGAGACATCTTTTTTAATAATTGATAAATTGACTGGAAGTTTAAGTACATATACAGATAAAAATGCCGATCATACAAAATCGTATGTTTATAGAGTTAAAGCGTACAAAGGTGAATTGGAGTCGGAATATAGTAATGAAGTGTCTTTTGTTAGCGTAAGTGTTGACGAGGAAGAAGTAATCCCGTTAGAGCATTCAATAAGCCAGAATTATCCGAACCCTTTTAATCCAATTACGAAACTGAAATTTGCTTTACCGCAAAGAACACACACAAAGCTTGGTATTTATGATGTGCTTGGTAGTGAAATTAAAACATTAGTAAATATTGAACTTGAAGCCGGACATCACGAAATTAATTTTGATGCGAGTAATTTTCCGAGCGGCGTTTATTTCTATAGAATTCAAACAAATAATTTTGTCCAAACAAAAAAAATGATACTGCTTCGATAA
- a CDS encoding outer membrane beta-barrel protein codes for MKKLFVLFVLFMFSNLSAQALEPKSMFSNVCFGVLVGSSFNTIPTAGATMSIEVKSNVTSNINAKISLGYSTLYNDNSYEIRSYRFVSFDNYSKYHTRLFMVDRVKYTIIPVTLGAEYLITEAQLSPFTLLEVGYNFSSSIAEGITHDGIAGTFDTVNEIPAAYRKIAPGLEDGSSFSIGVGIGARYKLTDRMDMNIRYIYRYNDTIVNNNQILFGLTF; via the coding sequence ATGAAAAAGTTATTTGTTCTATTCGTTTTGTTTATGTTCAGCAATTTATCAGCACAAGCTTTAGAGCCAAAGTCAATGTTTTCGAATGTCTGTTTTGGGGTTTTAGTTGGATCAAGTTTTAACACAATACCAACCGCTGGAGCTACGATGAGCATTGAGGTCAAATCAAATGTAACTTCAAATATTAATGCAAAAATATCACTTGGCTATTCAACTCTTTATAATGATAATTCTTATGAAATAAGAAGTTATAGATTTGTGAGTTTTGACAACTATTCGAAATACCACACTAGATTATTTATGGTGGACAGAGTAAAATATACTATTATTCCTGTTACCCTGGGTGCAGAATATCTTATTACCGAAGCACAATTATCACCATTTACTTTACTTGAGGTTGGTTATAATTTCTCAAGCTCCATAGCTGAAGGAATAACGCACGACGGCATTGCTGGAACATTTGATACAGTAAACGAAATACCAGCGGCGTATCGAAAAATAGCCCCCGGATTGGAAGATGGTTCATCATTTAGTATAGGGGTCGGCATAGGAGCTAGATATAAACTTACCGATAGAATGGATATGAATATTAGATATATTTATCGTTACAACGATACTATAGTCAACAATAACCAGATATTATTTGGATTAACATTTTAG
- a CDS encoding HlyC/CorC family transporter, whose translation MYEIVIIIILLLLNGLLAMSEIAFVSAKRFKLEERAKKGNVSAKKALLLLTEPEKFLSAIQIGITLIGILAGAFGGYAMAEDLKPFFENIAYLKPYSIELSFFLIVTIITYLSLVIGELVPKSIAMNNPEKITLLMAPMMYLITKVFTPLVIFLSMSTKIALFLIRVKKNEEPPVTEEELKSLLTIGTLHGTFEKEESEMIKRIFSFNDKRVPSIMIPRTEIEWIDSSMTNEEIFQFISSHHHSRYFVCENNLDNILGFIEVKEFLIKYHIEPFFDIRTILNEVLVIPEYIYSIDLFEKFRNLKTNLALIVDEYGGSQGLITLHDLIEDIFGELPEKHEESEQRIIKRKDGTFLVDGSTEIAKITDFLSIEVFASGYSTLSGFIMYKLGKIPKEGDIVNYGMYQFEVVDMDGKRVDKILIKKIVES comes from the coding sequence ATGTATGAAATAGTAATTATTATAATTCTTCTGTTGCTAAATGGATTGCTTGCAATGAGTGAAATCGCTTTTGTATCTGCCAAACGTTTCAAACTAGAAGAAAGAGCAAAAAAGGGGAATGTATCAGCTAAGAAAGCATTGTTGTTATTAACGGAGCCTGAGAAATTTTTATCAGCAATTCAAATTGGGATTACATTAATCGGAATTCTGGCTGGTGCATTTGGTGGTTATGCAATGGCTGAAGATTTAAAACCATTTTTTGAAAATATTGCTTATTTAAAACCATATTCAATTGAATTATCATTTTTTCTAATTGTTACAATTATTACTTACTTATCATTAGTAATAGGTGAACTTGTTCCCAAAAGTATTGCCATGAATAATCCAGAAAAAATTACATTACTAATGGCGCCCATGATGTATCTTATTACAAAGGTATTTACTCCACTAGTTATCTTTTTAAGTATGTCAACAAAAATAGCATTGTTTCTGATACGGGTTAAAAAAAACGAGGAACCACCTGTTACAGAAGAGGAACTAAAATCGCTATTAACAATTGGAACATTACATGGAACTTTTGAGAAAGAAGAATCAGAAATGATTAAAAGGATATTTAGTTTTAATGACAAACGTGTTCCTTCTATAATGATTCCAAGAACTGAAATAGAATGGATAGACTCTTCGATGACAAACGAAGAAATTTTTCAGTTTATATCTTCGCATCATCATTCAAGATATTTTGTATGCGAGAATAATCTAGATAATATATTAGGATTTATCGAGGTTAAAGAATTTTTGATTAAATATCATATTGAACCATTTTTTGATATTCGCACCATTTTAAATGAAGTTCTAGTAATCCCAGAATATATTTATTCAATAGACCTTTTCGAAAAATTTCGCAACCTAAAAACAAATCTTGCATTAATCGTTGACGAATATGGTGGCTCTCAAGGACTAATTACACTACACGATTTGATTGAGGATATATTTGGAGAACTCCCAGAAAAACATGAAGAATCAGAACAAAGAATAATAAAAAGGAAGGATGGAACATTTTTAGTTGACGGTTCTACAGAAATAGCTAAAATAACCGACTTCCTTTCGATTGAAGTATTTGCTTCTGGTTATTCAACACTAAGCGGTTTTATAATGTATAAGCTTGGTAAAATTCCAAAGGAGGGAGATATAGTAAATTATGGTATGTATCAATTCGAAGTAGTTGATATGGATGGTAAAAGAGTTGATAAAATATTGATCAAGAAAATTGTTGAAAGTTAG
- a CDS encoding serine hydrolase codes for MKIKFAFTYFLMTIIGYQILLAHNFTNIKEDKKTTIDSIVEKKMREVKIVGMGSAIIIDKKVVWTKGYGYADKEKNIPFTPSTIMNIASISKTFTGVCLMKAVEDGKVYLDEDINTYLPFKVINPNYPKEKITLRHLATHTSGLADRYPFYTDSMYFYGGKKPEPLGNFLKNYFVEGGKYYSKDNFLKKKPGSYREYSNIGAGLAGYIIELSTGQKLNKYAKKNIFEPLKMEDSGWALEEININNHALLYQRQGDSIITVQLYEVTTYPDGGVRTSVNELSKFFISLLNDGEYNNVRILKKEMVDEMLRFQYTELNKPENVELKKINQGIFWATKMSASRIGHNGSDPGVRTFMLSDITKEIGVIIFFNTSLSEEDEGKFFDIYVELYKYGLKLKNDKTIRR; via the coding sequence GTGAAAATTAAATTTGCATTTACCTATTTCTTAATGACAATTATCGGGTATCAAATCCTACTAGCTCATAATTTTACCAATATTAAAGAAGATAAAAAAACGACAATTGACAGTATTGTTGAAAAGAAAATGAGAGAAGTAAAGATAGTTGGAATGGGATCAGCAATCATTATTGACAAGAAAGTAGTATGGACTAAAGGTTATGGTTATGCCGACAAAGAAAAAAATATCCCATTTACTCCTTCAACGATTATGAATATTGCTTCTATAAGTAAAACCTTTACAGGAGTTTGTTTAATGAAAGCGGTGGAAGATGGAAAAGTATATCTTGATGAAGATATTAACACTTATCTGCCGTTCAAAGTAATTAATCCAAATTATCCTAAGGAAAAAATTACATTAAGACATTTAGCCACACATACTTCTGGACTGGCTGATCGGTATCCTTTTTATACTGACAGCATGTATTTTTACGGAGGTAAAAAACCAGAACCATTAGGTAATTTTTTAAAAAATTATTTTGTGGAGGGTGGAAAATATTACTCAAAAGATAATTTCTTGAAAAAAAAGCCTGGCTCTTACCGTGAGTATTCCAATATTGGGGCTGGTTTAGCGGGGTATATTATTGAGTTGAGCACCGGACAGAAGTTAAACAAATATGCAAAAAAAAATATTTTTGAGCCTTTAAAAATGGAAGATTCGGGTTGGGCCTTAGAAGAAATTAATATCAATAATCACGCCCTCCTCTACCAAAGACAAGGAGATAGTATCATAACTGTCCAATTATATGAAGTCACAACTTATCCCGATGGTGGTGTTCGAACTTCCGTAAACGAGCTATCAAAATTTTTTATTAGTTTATTGAATGATGGAGAATACAATAACGTTAGAATCCTTAAAAAGGAAATGGTTGATGAAATGCTTCGCTTTCAATACACCGAGCTAAATAAGCCTGAGAATGTAGAGTTAAAGAAAATTAATCAAGGGATTTTTTGGGCTACGAAGATGAGTGCTTCTCGAATAGGACACAATGGCTCTGATCCCGGAGTAAGAACCTTTATGCTTTCCGATATAACTAAAGAAATCGGGGTAATCATATTTTTTAATACTTCGCTCAGTGAAGAGGATGAAGGTAAATTTTTTGACATTTATGTAGAACTCTACAAATATGGATTAAAATTAAAAAATGATAAAACAATCAGACGTTAA